The Setaria viridis chromosome 6, Setaria_viridis_v4.0, whole genome shotgun sequence genome includes the window CCCGCGCAACCGAATCTCACCATGAGCTCCTGGGATCAGTTCTTGGCAGGTAGAAATTTTACCGTAAGGATCCGCAGTCGTTTCATCTTCTTTTCAACTAACGTTATAAGATAATGGAGTCCGATCTGATCACTGACAAACGAATGTTGAAATGAGCAGCAAGGAGATGGCGCAGAACTCGATCTTCTACTCCTACACGAAGAACATCAATGGCTTCGCGGCGCACGTCGAAGAGGAAGTTGCAAACCAAATTGCAagtaagaagagaaaaaaatttcAGTCATCTTCCGTCCATACTTACAATCGTGATTGTGCATTTTGGTTTATTATCATTCAAAGATAAAAAGAGAAATTAAACCTTTAGAGAGAGAATTCACAATTGCTGCTCCGTTGATGGAGCAGAGCACCCTGACGTGGTGACGGTGCTGGAGAGCAAGATGCTGAAGCTGCACACGACGCGGTCGTGGGACTTCATGGACCTGGAGCGCGACGGCCAGATCCTCCCCGATTCCATCTGGAAGCACGCCAAGTTCGGCCAGGACGTGATCATCGCCAACCTCGACAGCGGTAAGCAGAGACAATCTGATGATGCATTTCGATTTCACCGTCACAATTCACAAAGCCGTTGATCTGCACCCGTTCGAGCTTTACTGACGGGCGTCACTATCGGATCCGGCAAAGGCGTGTGGCCGGAGTCCAACAGCTTCACCGACGACGGCATGGGCGAGGTGCCCCAGCGGTGGAAGGGCTCCTGCCAGGACACCGTCAAGTACGCCGTGCCCTGCAACAAGAAGCTGATCGGAGCCAGGTACTTCAACAGGGACATGCTGCTGAGCAACCCGGCGGTGGTGGATGCCAACTGGACGCGCGACACCGAGGGCCACGGCACGCACACGCTCTCCACCGCCGGAGGCAGCTTCGTGCCCCGCGCCAGCCTCTTCGGCTACGCCAACGGCACCGCCAAGggaggcgcgccgcgcgcccgcgtcgCGGCGTACAAGGTCTGCTGGTCGGGCGAGTGCGCCACCGCCGACGTCCTCGCGGGCTTCGAGGCCGCCATCCACGACGGCGCCGACGTCATCTCCGTCTCCTTCGGCCAGGACGCGCCCCTCGCCGACGCGCAGTCCCTCTTCCACGAGCCCGTCACGCTGGGctccctccacgccgccgcccgcggcatCTCCGTCGTCTGCTCCGCCGGCAACTCGGGGCCCTACGACGACACTGTCGTCAACGCCGCGCCGTGGGtcaccaccgtcgccgccagCACCGTCGACAGGGACTTCCCCAACGTCCTCACCCTCGGCAACAGCGTGCACATGAAGGGGATGAGCCTGGAGTCCACCACGCTGCACTCCAGCCAGCTCTACCCGATGGTCGACGCCAGGCACGCCGGGACCGCCGGCACCAgcccgtacgccgccgccgactgcgGGATGGGCACGCTGGACCCCGCCAAGGTGAAGGGCAAGATCGTCGTGTgcgtccgcggcggcgacgtcccgCGAGTCACCAAGGGGATGGCCGTGCTCGACGCCGGCGGGGTCGGGATGATCCTCACCAACGACAGGATGGACGGCGACGACATCGTCGCCGACCCGCACGTGCTCCCGGCCACCATGATCACCTTCAGCGAGGCCGTCGCGCTGCACAACTACTTGACGTCGACGGACAACCCCGTGGCGAACATCTCGCCGTCCAAGACGGAGGTCGGCGTGAAGAACTCGCCGTCGATCGCCGGCTTCTCCTCCCGCGGGCCCAGCGGGACCTTGCCATCCGTCCTGAAGCCCGACATCGCCGCGCCGGGGGTAGACATCCTGGCCGCGTTCACCGAGTACGTCGGCCCAACGGAGCTCGCCTCCGACAAGCGCCGGTCGGAGTACGCGATCCTGTCCGGCACGTCCATGGCGTGCCCGCACGTCTCCGGCGTGATGGGGCTCCTCAAGGCGGCGCGCCCGGAGTGGAGCCCCGCCGCGATGCGGTCGGCGATCATGACCACCGCGCGCACCCAGGACAACACCGGCGCGCCGATGCGCGACCACGACGGCAAGGAGGCGAACGCCTTCGCCTACGGCGCCGGCAACGTGCACCCGAACCGCGCCGTCGATCCGGGCCTCGTGTACGACGCGGCGCCCGAGGACTACTACAGCTTCCTCTGCTCCATGGGGTTCGGCACGGCGGACATGGGGCGGCTCAGCGCCGGCAAGTTCGCGTGCCCGGCGAAggcgccggccatggaggaCCTCAACTACCCGTCCATCGTGGTGCCGGCGCTGCGCG containing:
- the LOC117861482 gene encoding subtilisin-like protease SBT5.3 — encoded protein: MARMRPLLFVTAVVLLCAAEWHLVQAYKKSYIVYLGAHAYGRDASPKEHARATESHHELLGSVLGSKEMAQNSIFYSYTKNINGFAAHVEEEVANQIAKHPDVVTVLESKMLKLHTTRSWDFMDLERDGQILPDSIWKHAKFGQDVIIANLDSGVWPESNSFTDDGMGEVPQRWKGSCQDTVKYAVPCNKKLIGARYFNRDMLLSNPAVVDANWTRDTEGHGTHTLSTAGGSFVPRASLFGYANGTAKGGAPRARVAAYKVCWSGECATADVLAGFEAAIHDGADVISVSFGQDAPLADAQSLFHEPVTLGSLHAAARGISVVCSAGNSGPYDDTVVNAAPWVTTVAASTVDRDFPNVLTLGNSVHMKGMSLESTTLHSSQLYPMVDARHAGTAGTSPYAAADCGMGTLDPAKVKGKIVVCVRGGDVPRVTKGMAVLDAGGVGMILTNDRMDGDDIVADPHVLPATMITFSEAVALHNYLTSTDNPVANISPSKTEVGVKNSPSIAGFSSRGPSGTLPSVLKPDIAAPGVDILAAFTEYVGPTELASDKRRSEYAILSGTSMACPHVSGVMGLLKAARPEWSPAAMRSAIMTTARTQDNTGAPMRDHDGKEANAFAYGAGNVHPNRAVDPGLVYDAAPEDYYSFLCSMGFGTADMGRLSAGKFACPAKAPAMEDLNYPSIVVPALRGTQTVARRLRNVGRPAKYLASWRAPIGITMEVKPAVLEFSKVGEEKAFNVTVTSQKDKIGMGYVFGRLVWTDGTHYVRSPVVVNALA